In Ovis canadensis isolate MfBH-ARS-UI-01 breed Bighorn chromosome 11, ARS-UI_OviCan_v2, whole genome shotgun sequence, the DNA window taacttTCACCTAGCAATTCTGTCTAGCTGAAGACTGAAACCattgatgtatgtatatatattcgtAAAGAACTGCATTAGCTGTTGTGTTCACTAAAACAATTAAGgaattttctttctcacttcGCGGCCGTGATGGATCAGCAGGGGAGCTCTGCTTGTGCCACTCAGTGACCCAGGCTGATGGAACCACCAGCCACCTTTTTGTACTCTGCTGGTCCTCATGCGAAGAGGAAAATGAAGTCCAGAGGGTCTCTCATCAGCTCAGAAGTGACTCACATTGCTTATTTCACAGCGTGATGGTCCCATGTAACTAGGCAGGGCCAGGAAACATATCATGCCTATGCCAGGCAGACAGCTGAAAATATTTGATTAATAGCACCATTCTTTTGGCCACCAGTTAGTTGATCTGCTCTCTCACACAGGAAAAATATACTCACTTCCTCCTCAGGTAGGAAACCCTAAGTTCCTGTCCAATCATGACATTAAGCTTGAAGTCCAGGATCTCTGAGCAGATATGCAAGGATGTGATCCTGGTGGTCTGTTCGTGAGGAGATGATGCACGGTCATCTCTACATAGGGCCCAAATGTTGCTCTTTTTGATCCAtagacttaagaaaaaaattgacaaatggTTGGCTGCCCTCACAAACAGTGTACCGTGGTGACTAGTGGcaggatgattaaaaaaaaaaacaaactcccgTTTGGAAAAGGGAAGCACAAGAGACATACAGCAAATACTGCAGTCCCTCTGAGCAGTCATTGAAGGGACCCCTCCAGGGATGATGAATGTTCTTGACAAGATCCCGAGTTTGCTCCTTAGCTCAGTTGTCTGCTCCCTGGCTTAATCTTCCTGATCCTCCTCCTGTTTTCCTGTTATGTTCCTTGGCTGTATTCCAAACGGACAATGAGGAATATTCCCCCTTAAGGGGTGAACAGATTTTTAAATCCACTTCCTGCCATGGATGCTTGGGAACCCAAAGATCATTTTTAGAAGTCttgagtacttccctggtggtccactggttaagattccGCTTCCACTGAGGAGGGACATGGGTTgatcccctggtcagggaaattctacatgccacatggtatggccaaaaagaaaaagtcttgaaTAGTCAAAGCTTCTCAAGTGTAGGCTGGTGGTTCTTTTAGCAGTATAACCCTCAAAAACTTAGTTggctttttacttatttatttccaGTCAGCTCCACGTgccctggtgctgctgctgctgctaagtcgcttcagtcgtgtccgactctgtgcgaccccatagacagcagccacaTCCATAATTCTTTCTAACCATACTTCATAGATTTGTTGTGTGGCTCTGCCTTATTGGTCTCATACTTCTTTCTTGACTTAATTTTGAGTACAGGTATTTCTGCTATAATGCCATATATGCTTTCCTGAATTCTGCAAAATTGCACACTAAAATAAACAGGGCTTATAGGAAAAAATAGGATTTTGCAGACTCAAAATCTGTGGACCACTGTAACCAGTGCActaataaagtaattaaaataaaaacaatagcatATTAAATCTCCACTGGCATATGCAGTCAGCATCAGTTGGCTGAAGCTTTACAGACTCAGTCTCCAGAATGCTTGTTTCTTCCTCTGAGACTTTGGGGTCTTCAAGACATTCACTTACAATAGAAACTAATTTTATTACAGTAAAAATTTGATCTGTGGTGTGGTGTATGATTCAGCAGTCAAAAACTGTCTTCTTTAAACACAGGAGGAGAAACATATATCCTCAGCTTCACCAGATATAAAGTGGAAAATGCAGTGGTTCATGAAGCAACTGAATCAGCCACGACTTGCATTAAAGGAAGGTACATAAGTGGGATGTTTAGCTTTTTTCTTAGTGTTTTCATATATTGCTAaggctttcttttaaatttgggaAAGCTTTTTCCTGGTTACTTCCAACAAGAGAAAAATGCATATAAACCAACTTAACTTCTGTGTTATATTGACATCATTTCCTTATTTACTAATAGCATTTGAACTAATTCACGTCAAAGCAACATGCTTAGTAGCAAAACAGACTAAGAGGCTGTTTTGATGAGAGAACCCCTCTTTAGTCTTTTTTTAGAAAAGCTGTTTTATTCAGCAGTACCTTAATCAATTGGGAGGTTTTATCAGTGGTTGTAAAGGCCGAATCTTTGATTTGATTCTTGCCTCAAGACGGAACTCTGATCAACATTTGTAGCTCAGAGACCTTCTCAGTTTTGGGTTAAGCACTTGATTCTTCTGACCCCACAAATCGCTGGAAACTGATGAATTCTTTTCTGAATTCATCCAATAATTTGTTAAATACAGCCAGCAGTAACCAACACAATCTCTTAATGGTCCATTTTCCCACTAGAGCTATAAATTCTCAAGGCATATTAGCTCTCTTCACCACTGCACACTATGAGCTGCTATCCTTTTAGCCTCTGATAAGTTTTTCCTTAACCTCCTTCTCCCTAGCTCCTTAGCCTTCACCATATACTTTAGGTTTTTTGATGAGACAGTACCACACTTCTGGATTCCACCTGTATCAGCTAGGAGAGACCCAAATTATGCTGCAGTAATACACAACACAAGATTTCAGTGGCTTTGAAATCATGTTCTCCCtcaagttaaataaaatacaaaagaattttAATGATTGCTGCACGGTGCATATCCTGTGGGCCGTTGTGTTACTCAGGGTCCTAGCTTGATAGCAGCCATAGCAGTCATCACTTTGAGGCTTGCTGGTTGCTGTCACGGTAGGAGGAGAGGCCTGGAGGGTCTCATGTTGCTCTTCATGTCGCTTCTACTCAACTGTACTGGCCGCAAGTAGTCCTGTGGCCCCACCCGACTACTGGGGACGGGCAGAGTCAGAAAGTGCAGGCCTGTCATGTGTCcagaaggctgagggccaggaTATTTGGGAAGAACACATGGATGACTACCATAGAGGatatcctttcatttattttccttcatgatTTTGTTCTATTCCTATTTTTGCTGGTTAATTGAATTTTACTGTCCTTCTTCCCTTGCTTAATTTGGATAATTAATGTGGGTCAGTTTTATTTACTGGTGCTTATAGTAGTTTACATTATTTCAGAAGTTTGggcaatacaaaataaagctaCTGTGATTTTCCTACTTAAAATGCAAGGtataaaactgattaaaaagCTATATGGTTACAGGAAGAGTTGagtttaaattattttggaaTGCCATTTGTCATAGTAGAAATAAAGCTTTGGAGTTAGGCCTGGGgtcaaatattgcttctgtcatTTAACAGATACGTGATCTtagacaaattatttaacctctcataGGCataatttcctcttttataaataaaaagaaatatatatatatatatataaagatgtcAAGTAAAGCACGGTGGCATTTATCACTGCTGCTTTCTGAAAATTtactaaaatgaaagtaaaatacattttttaagtaaattaatttatttggccatgccacacagcttatggaatcttagttccccaaccagggattgaacccgggcccttgacagtgaaagcacagcatcataaccactgggccaccagggaattccctaaaataattttttagaaaatggaaaagagacAGTAGCAGAGGAATGATAGAAATAGTTGTGAATTACTTATTACAGTCATAATAATGTAAGCAATAAATACTTTACaaaaaagtcaagaaatagaaatatcatcacagggatttccctggcggtctGATAGTTAAGACTTTACGCTGCTACTGTCAAGGGCCCCGTCTCAACCTCTGATGGGAGATCTGAGACTCTACAGGccatgtagaaaaagaaaaagaaatataaccacattgtttagaaatataaaagtaaatacaaggggaaagggaagaggaacagcTGAAAGAAACACTTTGTCTCAGGTAAAGGACTCAGATGGGATGGAGTAGGCAGAGGATGGCTGCTTTTGTTATAAACCTTGCAGTATATTTGATTTGTGAAACTGCGGATGCTTTTTTTATTAGTGATTACTTTGATGAAagctttaaaataagtttaaaactcAACCCCAAAGTTTCGTAGTGGATATTAAATAGAAATAACAAATAATGAGCACCTTTACAGCGTTTGTGCACACAGCAGCTATTCAGTAAGTACTggtttccttcattttgttaattagACAGGGTATATGCCTGTAGTAATATTTATGTGACTCAGAAGTTAAGTGGTTGGCTAAGCAGCAATGTGAGGTACGTCACAAAGCAAATCATGCAcccttctcatctttttttttttaatggatgattttatttttcctggaacCATATCAGCTTTATGGCTACTGTTTCTTAGAATTTAGACTTCTGTGCAGCTGACACATGAAAATCATCTGGTTATTGAGTGAATCTAGAGAGCTATGCATAgaccaaattttaaaatacctagCAACTTTGAAATTATTCTAATAAACTTGAAAACAGTAATATCTATAACtagattataaattatttaagGCCAGGGatatctctctctcttctattgTTACGTCAGTTAGCTGCTTTATTTTTCGGGTCCACAGTGCCTAGACCACTACTACCTTTGTTCTTTAAGCTCTCACTGTGGTGGATGGTGGTGTCTGATGTTGAAAAGAAAGCCAGCCAGCATGAGGCTCTTGTGTATTTCATGGACCTCACATACTATGTATCTAGATTGTAAACTTGTGGACATGGACCATGTATTCTACCATGTCAGTATGTCCAGGATAATGACTACTATGCAAAAACATGTTCACTAAGCATCATTAAGTATGTGATGAATACCAGGTAAGTGCTGGTAGTCACTGTACTAAGCTCTAAGGATATCTCAGTAAATGGGACAGATAATGACTCCTGCTGTCTTAGAATTTACATTCTAACAAAAAGTTTATTGAATTCATGTAATGCAGTAAAATGATGGCCCACACTGAGCCATTTGAGCAGGATAAAGAATTGTATATATAAAGAGTTTAATCATTTAAGGTATGTTTGTTGTATGATGCATGCTGTGAGAAGGAAGTAAGAGATAGctgatcttttttctctttgcttttctttgcagATAAGATGCTCCAAGTCACTTGCAGCTCTCTGCAAAAGGAAAATCACTAGTGCTCTGCTCTTGCCATAATACCAAACCTTTTGACTTATGCATTGGTGCTGCAACACACTGGAAGAATTGCACAGAGGTTCCAGGAATAccttcccccgccccaccccattTGAGTGATTCTTCATGGATGGAAAAAGATTTGAGTCTTAATGATTATCCTGTTTTAAACCTGTTCTCTGTAGTCTGAACTGCTTAATACATTAGGCCACTTACTAATGAGCCACACAGCCAGCTCTTGTCAGGAGCTGGTTGAAAACCGTGCTGTGCACGGAGCAGGAATGGCACAAGAAGATAGCCGCCGTGGTCAAGTGCCATCTTCCTTTTATCATGGTGCCAACCAAGAACTCGACCTGTCCACCAAAGTGTACAAAAGGGAATCAGGAAGTCCTTATTCTGTGTTAGTGGACACCAAGGTGAGCAAGCCACATCTCCATGAAACAGAGGAGCAGCCGTATTTCAGGGAGACAAGAGCAGTGTCTGACGTGCACGGTGTTAAAGCAGACCGGGAGAGTTCTGAtgacacagaggaggaggaggaggaggaggtctcCTACAAAAGGGAGCAGATCATAGTGGAGGTAAACCTTAATAATCAAACGTTAAATGTGTCTAAAGGGGAGAAGGGTGTCTCTTCTCAGTCCAAAGAGACTCCTGTTCTTAAGACAAGcagtgaggaggaagaggaagagagtgaGGAAGAGGCCACGGATGACAGCAATGACTACGGAGAGAAtgaaaggcagaagaaaaaggagaagacggTGGAGAAGGTCAGCGTTGCACAGAGGAGAACGAGGAGAGCTGCCTCTGTCGCCGCAGCTGCCACTTCCCCTACTCCCAGAGCTACAAGAGGTCGTAGGAAGAGTGTAGAGCCACCTAAGCGTAAGAAGCGGGCCGCAAAGGAGCCCAAAGCACCAGTCCAGAAAGCTAAGTGTGAAGAGAAAGAGACTCTGACCTGTGAGAAGTGCCCCAGGGTGTTTAATACTCGCTGGTACCTGGAGAAGCACATGAACGTTACTCATAGGCGCATGCAGATTTGTGATAAGTGTGGCAAGAAGTTTGTCCTGGAAAGTGAGCTGTCCCTTCACCAGCAAACAGACTGTGAAAAAAATATTCAGGTAGGTCTTATCACCAAGAGGGCAAACTTTCCAGGATAGAACCTGGCTGTTTCAGACTCACCTGGTATCTGCCCAAGAGAATAAATACAGTAGAGGCTGAAGGGACAGTTTTCaccaatttatctgtttttttaagCCCCTGCTTTGGTATTTTCAAAACCAGGcttaacattttctttcaaaagcataaattttaaCTGACGCTGGACTAGTGGGAACCCAGGTCCATTGGAAAGGGGAATCTGTTAATAGGTGATTGACAAGGAGATGAAGTCAACACTGACTTGGCACTGAGATTTACTCTTGTAAGACATGTAATATAGTTCATTCTGGTGTCTTCGCTGTCAAGGTGGGAGATATCAAGTAAAAGTCAGGAGTAGAGAGAGGTCCTTTTCTAAGGTTTGAAAGGATGCCAGGTTCTAGTACAGCTGTTGGGGACAAAAACCATAATGACTCAGACTGGTGGAAATGGAAGATCTCCAGGAGTGAGTTTGCTTCTAAACCAGTGGAGAGATGACAGCACTAAATTTGTCAAGAGGCTAAGCTCATGGGAATATGCAAACTTTAAAGGAGGCTGAGCTGGTTGAAAATATTGCCTACCTGGCGGTAGGCTTATAGAATGCTACGGTGTAGTATTAAAGTAACAAAACACGGTATTCGAACCAGGTTGGTGTCTTGAAAGGACTATGTTGTGATAGGTTAAGAGGTGTGCTAATTATGTTGTGTGAACTATGTTATGTTGAGCTATGTTGGTTTGCACATGTAAGTGCATATTTATGAATATGAATATTCATTCATAAAAGGTAAGTCTATTGACGTCTCCAAaagatatgtaaaatagacatttcttgTACCATGCTTAAGCTGAACTTCTTGTAGAAGATGAAATTgtttggtttcagtgtgtttCTTGGAGTACTCCTAATTTGGAATGTtccttatttgtcatttttcttccttgtttttaaTCAACAACTGAAATCATTACTTtaaagaggttttttaaaaatatgaattaggggcttccccactggctcggtagtagagaatctgcctgccagtgcaggagatatgggtttgctccctgacccaggaagatcccacatgccagagctaatcccgtgtgccacagctagtgagcctgtgctctggagccccagAGTCACAGTtattaagcccatgtgctgcaactactgagaccCTTGTGCCCATGCTTTGCACCAAGAGaacccaccacagtgagaagcctgaacactgaccgcaactagaaagtagcccccgctctccacagctagagaaaagcccctgcagcaacaaagacccagcactgccaaaaataaataaatagagttataaataaatacatatataaattatatttgctaAAAATTCACTGCATTTTGATTCATCAGCTGTGACTTGACCTCTGGCATACTTGGTAAATAAAAGAAGACTGAATCGTGGCGCCTGTCACTCAGTAACTACTGGTGCCAGGACTTGGTTCTCAATTGGTTGCAGCAGTTCAGGCCAGAGGAAGTGCGATGCTGTGCTGCACCCTAGGGGTCAGACTTAGTTCTGTAATGATCCATTGCTGAAAAGGTGTCTCTTGATCTTTGTGTCTTTGtgtagttgtttttttgtttttttttttttcttttaactttgctTCACTACGTACAGAAGGGGCTTTCTTGGTAGCTCTCCTGGTTAAAAATTGGCatgccggtgcaggagatgcgggttcagtccctgggtcaggaagatcctttagaggaggaaatggcagcccacgccagtcttgactgggaaatcccgtggacagaggagcctggcaggctgcagtccatggggtcccaaagagtcagatacagcttagcgactaaacaacaagaagaaatgcagaaaagaaaacatttaataaatccTTTTTTTGTGTGACTGTATTCACTGTTCCTTACTGTAATTTCATTTAAACTTATCATTTAAGTTTTGTAGATTCTGCTGAATGAActctttttgcatttctaatcCTGATGACctaataagtaaaaattaaagctGTGCTCTATAGAATGAATGGCTTATAGGGTTTGTCTGTCCTTTCCTCCAGCAGTATCCAGCCAGAGGCTTATCTCTGTGACTTTTCTTGGTCCTCATTTCCTGAAGTGACAGTGTGTTCAGAGATCTTTATTAAATTTTGCAGCGAGTAACAACTTTTTCCCTTATGTATTACAGAGGCTGATGGTTACCTAGAACTTCCTAATACTGTTTTTAAAcagaagtattttattttgataCATTATGATATCCTAGACTAGTAATGATGCATAATACAGGGCAGTAGGTGGATTGCCTGTGTCTCCTACAAATGCCTGTGCGAGATCTGGATCTGAGCTCCTCAGGAAAAGGGAGGATACCAGCAGCTGAGGGGTTATGTTAAATTCTGCCAGAGGGAAATGTTTAATagagaaaattaggaaaatatagTAAAATCTCAGTAGTTTGTATTAATGAAGACTCTGAATATGTTCGCTAAGCTACAAAAATACTGTTATTCTTCCGTAGATCTATAACCATTCACGTATGCTTTGTTTTATCTTGCTTTTATGTTAATTTAAAATGAGTTTGTATCCTCTGGTAAACACATATTAACTACATAGTAACCCATGTGTAGGAAACAGCTGCTTACAGtaatccatattttttaaaaaaaaaacaaaacttgaaggTTCTTTTCAAAGGTACAATACTAATTTGATAAAAGCAGTCAATTCTTTGATATTAGTGgaactttgtatttctttttgtcttaCTTTTTGCCATTGTTTTCATACTCCCAAAGTGTCTCTAAAAAAATTCATCTTAGGAAATGGAACATAAAGATGTTGGTTTTGAAATCTGGACTTCATGAAAGAATAGCATTTGTTTGGGTTCTGGTCTGTGCCACAAATCTAAAACACACCCActtcttgagacttccctggcagtccgatgcttaggactctgcacttttacGCTGtgtcctgggttcagtccttggttgagggaactaagatactgcaaCCCATTCAACTTGGCCAATTTCAGCTGCTGGTCCACAGGTGAGGCTTTCTGGAAACCCCTATAAGTAAAGATTATTTCTGTTTATCCTGCTCAGTGTGTTTCCTGTAATAAATCGTTCAAGAAACTCTGGTCCCTTCATGAACATATCAAGATTGTCCATGGATATGCAGAAAAGAAATTTTCCTGTGAAATTTGTGAGAAGAAATTCTATACCATGGCTCATGTACGGAAACATATGGTTGGT includes these proteins:
- the ZNF652 gene encoding zinc finger protein 652; this translates as MSHTASSCQELVENRAVHGAGMAQEDSRRGQVPSSFYHGANQELDLSTKVYKRESGSPYSVLVDTKVSKPHLHETEEQPYFRETRAVSDVHGVKADRESSDDTEEEEEEEVSYKREQIIVEVNLNNQTLNVSKGEKGVSSQSKETPVLKTSSEEEEEESEEEATDDSNDYGENERQKKKEKTVEKVSVAQRRTRRAASVAAAATSPTPRATRGRRKSVEPPKRKKRAAKEPKAPVQKAKCEEKETLTCEKCPRVFNTRWYLEKHMNVTHRRMQICDKCGKKFVLESELSLHQQTDCEKNIQCVSCNKSFKKLWSLHEHIKIVHGYAEKKFSCEICEKKFYTMAHVRKHMVAHTKDMPFTCETCGKSFKRSMSLKVHSLQHSGEKPFRCENCDERFQYKYQLRSHMSIHIGHKQFMCQWCGKDFNMKQYFDEHMKTHTGEKPFICEICGKSFTSRPNMKRHRRTHTGEKPYPCDVCGQRFRFSNMLKAHKEKCFRVTSPVNVPPAVQIPLTTSPATPVPSAVNTPTTPAPPVSMNPVGTLPPRPIPHPFSHLHIHAHPHHPHHLPIPPVPHLPPPPALFKSEPLNNRGQGEDTFLRHLAEKSSAAQHH